From one Pseudomonas sp. B21-048 genomic stretch:
- a CDS encoding Fic family protein: MTFDPFGDFETAGYLQNSLQLKDPTEVKESEHLSFELSIEDALAYLAKKKPIDYKTVLKVHEILFSGFYHWAGKDRNELVPHLAVFKGSYDDPRSTVFERPDSIKISVDYALKLAADKKRFRAHPGGVMGQLAFAHPFLDGNGRTILLVFMELCYRAEFAIDWSRTSKDDYLRALSDEIREPRERHLDNYLNPFVVDISSRDEWPETISGIRGLDGLDKEDITYENLDNPRVQQIYKTYRAQPLDAPAPPESDG; this comes from the coding sequence ATGACTTTTGATCCATTCGGCGACTTCGAAACTGCTGGATATCTTCAAAATTCGCTGCAACTGAAAGATCCCACTGAAGTAAAAGAGTCAGAGCATCTTTCGTTCGAATTGAGTATCGAAGATGCACTTGCCTATTTGGCCAAGAAAAAGCCAATCGATTACAAGACTGTACTCAAAGTTCACGAAATCCTGTTCTCCGGCTTCTATCACTGGGCAGGAAAAGACCGGAACGAGCTTGTCCCTCACCTCGCGGTCTTCAAGGGCTCCTACGACGATCCCCGAAGCACCGTCTTCGAGCGTCCGGACTCCATCAAAATATCTGTCGACTATGCGCTAAAGCTGGCAGCAGACAAGAAACGCTTCAGAGCCCATCCCGGCGGAGTAATGGGCCAGCTGGCTTTCGCACACCCCTTCCTGGACGGCAATGGGCGCACAATTCTATTAGTCTTCATGGAACTCTGTTATCGGGCCGAGTTCGCCATTGACTGGTCAAGGACAAGCAAAGACGACTACCTGCGGGCACTCAGCGATGAGATCCGAGAGCCTCGCGAGAGGCATCTCGATAACTACCTCAACCCGTTCGTAGTCGATATATCCAGTCGTGACGAATGGCCAGAGACCATTAGTGGTATCAGAGGTCTGGATGGCCTGGACAAGGAAGACATCACATACGAGAACCTGGACAACCCGCGAGTCCAGCAAATCTACAAGACATACCGAGCCCAACCGCTCGACGCCCCTGCGCCTCCTGAGTCGGATGGCTGA
- a CDS encoding helicase yields MKFRFLLWMLGLLMGKASRTNPAFQQQLGEKELVFQLQTLDGKVARHFFVKDQRITSKSGVYAEPAFAIAFKDAAYGFATMQAKNRQLAFMTGIQDKSIQIKGNPALVIWFQGLTKYLKPRKAKPKA; encoded by the coding sequence ATGAAATTTCGTTTTCTTCTGTGGATGCTGGGTTTGTTGATGGGTAAGGCCAGTCGCACGAACCCTGCGTTTCAGCAGCAGTTGGGTGAGAAGGAACTTGTATTCCAATTACAGACCCTGGACGGGAAAGTGGCGCGGCATTTCTTTGTGAAGGATCAGCGCATTACCAGCAAGTCGGGCGTGTATGCCGAGCCGGCGTTTGCGATTGCGTTTAAAGACGCGGCGTATGGCTTTGCCACGATGCAGGCGAAGAACAGACAATTGGCGTTTATGACGGGGATTCAGGACAAGTCGATTCAGATCAAGGGCAACCCGGCGCTGGTGATCTGGTTTCAGGGGTTGACCAAGTATTTGAAGCCGAGGAAGGCCAAGCCTAAGGCCTAG
- a CDS encoding serine/threonine-protein kinase: MTEFMPLIDDLLVAEEEANNLTYFAFAKPLNGKPHKAEPALAPTKASVGELPDVLAGRYRIERLLGAGGMGAVYRARDLLSEQFGDPDPYLALKILSEEFAESPDASALLYSEFALTRRLRHNNVLRLHTFEVDTDRQRAFITMELMRGLTLDKLLCERPLGLPWKELRDIALPLLDALAYAHARGVLHGDMKPSNVMLSEEGVRLFDFGLGQVEEGILPGLPHLSRNRFNAWTPGYAAPELLEGQLLSASADVYGVACVIYELAGGKHPFRRLPSTEARDAHLDRELHPPRHLPKHCWPALRTALAFDAAERTITAAQLHDTLARAAMDAWLQCLRLRA, translated from the coding sequence ATGACTGAATTCATGCCCCTAATCGACGACCTGCTGGTGGCCGAGGAAGAAGCCAATAACCTGACTTACTTCGCCTTCGCCAAGCCTTTAAACGGAAAGCCGCATAAGGCTGAGCCTGCGCTGGCCCCGACCAAGGCCAGCGTCGGTGAACTGCCCGACGTGCTGGCGGGGCGTTACCGCATCGAGCGCCTGCTCGGCGCCGGGGGCATGGGCGCGGTTTACCGTGCACGGGACTTGTTGAGCGAACAGTTCGGCGACCCCGACCCTTACCTCGCGCTGAAAATCCTCAGCGAAGAATTTGCCGAATCGCCGGACGCCAGTGCCTTGCTCTACAGCGAGTTCGCCCTGACCCGACGACTGCGCCATAACAATGTACTGCGTTTGCACACCTTTGAAGTGGACACCGACCGTCAGCGCGCCTTCATCACCATGGAACTCATGCGTGGGTTGACCCTGGATAAATTACTCTGCGAGCGGCCCCTGGGCCTGCCGTGGAAAGAACTGCGCGACATCGCGCTGCCGCTGCTCGATGCGCTGGCCTACGCCCACGCTCGCGGCGTGCTGCATGGCGACATGAAGCCGAGCAACGTCATGCTCAGCGAAGAAGGCGTGCGCCTGTTCGACTTCGGCCTCGGCCAGGTGGAAGAGGGCATCTTGCCCGGCCTGCCGCATCTGAGCCGCAACCGCTTCAACGCCTGGACCCCCGGCTACGCCGCCCCCGAACTGCTCGAAGGCCAGCTGCTGTCAGCCAGCGCGGACGTGTACGGCGTGGCCTGCGTGATCTACGAATTGGCGGGCGGCAAACACCCGTTCCGCCGCTTGCCCTCGACCGAGGCCCGCGATGCTCACCTCGATCGTGAGCTGCACCCACCCCGACACCTACCGAAACACTGCTGGCCAGCCCTGCGAACGGCGCTGGCTTTTGATGCCGCAGAGCGAACGATCACTGCCGCGCAATTACATGACACATTAGCGCGTGCCGCCATGGACGCCTGGCTGCAATGTTTGCGACTCCGGGCGTAA
- a CDS encoding PP2C family serine/threonine-protein phosphatase — MRVASPWRSAARTDPGKVRARNEDAFLDCPQQGLWVVADGMGGHQGGDIASQLIVASLAQLPVQNDFDERLKGIRQCLHWLNRRLGQELTVTAGRHDSIMGSTVVALLVEVNRAACIWAGDSRCYLWRGQRLYQLSKDHSLQQQLIDEQNMSVEDARAHPAAHALTRAVGAAEQLTLDVLELEVYPGDAFLLCSDGLYQGLSSDALGNALSLTAPHVALERLFDGALRGSARDNLTAVVIRQ; from the coding sequence ATGCGGGTTGCCAGTCCCTGGCGCAGCGCTGCGCGTACCGATCCGGGCAAGGTTCGGGCGCGCAACGAAGATGCTTTTCTCGACTGCCCGCAGCAGGGGCTGTGGGTGGTCGCGGACGGCATGGGCGGTCATCAGGGTGGCGACATCGCCAGCCAGTTGATCGTCGCCAGCCTGGCGCAATTGCCGGTACAGAATGACTTCGACGAACGACTCAAAGGTATTCGCCAGTGCCTGCACTGGCTCAACCGCCGCTTGGGTCAGGAGTTGACTGTCACCGCCGGGCGCCATGACAGCATCATGGGCAGCACCGTGGTGGCGCTGCTGGTGGAAGTCAATCGCGCGGCCTGCATCTGGGCCGGCGACAGCCGTTGCTACCTGTGGCGCGGCCAGCGTTTGTATCAGCTGTCCAAGGACCATTCGCTGCAACAGCAATTGATCGACGAGCAGAACATGAGTGTCGAAGACGCTCGTGCGCATCCTGCCGCTCATGCGCTGACCCGTGCGGTCGGCGCTGCCGAGCAACTGACGCTGGACGTGCTCGAACTCGAAGTCTATCCCGGCGATGCGTTTCTGTTGTGCAGCGACGGTTTGTATCAAGGGCTGAGCAGCGATGCCCTAGGCAACGCCTTGAGCCTGACCGCGCCACACGTTGCGCTGGAGCGTCTGTTCGACGGCGCGCTGCGTGGCTCGGCCCGGGACAACCTGACTGCCGTGGTGATCCGCCAATGA
- the tssM gene encoding type VI secretion system membrane subunit TssM, with protein MKKLFKKVGAFLRQTWVWTLLLALFVALLVWFVGPLLAVNDYKFWEGSTARLLCISVLFLIWGLAMVFVSWRAGVRKKAIEETEDGQDRIRREGLIDEEQKELKVRFKDALKTLKTSSLYRGRSERWRSDLPWYLLIGPQGSGKTSLLDFSGLEFPINKIDRKLTRDTLGTRHCDWYFADHGVLIDTAGHYLTQPNTEVDGSAWSTLLDLLRKHRRNRPLNGVLVTIAVETLTGGSEQDIEILARQVRARLQDVHQKLHVDVPIYLVLSKADRLLGFDEFFDQLTREESDQVLGTSFRKEQSGTDVAVLRAEFEELLRRLNSQVIMRMHQERDTQRRGRILDFPHQLGQIGERLCLFVDMAFTGNRYQRVSQLRGFYLTSAPHLIQEMDQTTAGIGANLGMNAGVLPTLRSGRSRFIHHVLSRVIFPEADLAGLDKRERSRIHWGQRALYVGALAALALFGILWAGGFSANYERLENLRSLTQNWNQQRSALTARDDSMAVLKTLDIRYMATQVFPNKGDVSYHERGGLYQGEDVNPVVKSAYERELEAQLLPRVATLLEGQIRANMRDRERLLNSLRAYLMVNMKDRRDAAWLKDWVATDWSLRYAGNTAVQNGLNIHFERLLKQPFIYPLNDQLVAQARQVLRSESLANVVYRMLREQARHLPEYRLSQHLGSQGALFVGTDYVIPGFYTRQGYQQYFSVQGNALVTDILRDNWVLGEGSGISGMDLRRLMVELEQLYFRDYANFWSEAVGQVALPPIIDAGEGAEQLAGLTSANSPVLQLLVEVRKNTRFQVIADRADETAAAAEKLGEKGGKLGKLAAAAADKASDMAKNLPDTAKKSLQRRFEPLHRLLDDNNGPAADLTPALTALNDLQLQLSSLARASAPEQAAFEMAKTRMSGQRDALSNLRNASNRLPRPVSVWFNVLAEDTWRLVLNDSYQYLNQRYQSELYSFYGKAINKRYPFSAHSNSDVAISDFREFFKAQGIADRFFENYLRPFVSGDPGHYRLRSVDGHSMPISKVYLDQMAAAKVIRQSFFSINPAEPQVQFKLEPYTLDPAVSRSEFKFGDKTIEYRHGPIVPVSFKWPTDAEDGRTSLVLDKMAGRPIGIEKNTGPWSLFRLFDLMQTEYLTGRDVLVLKADVGGLRANYLLSSQRMPNPFDMGVLRTFRMPAQL; from the coding sequence ATGAAAAAGTTATTCAAGAAAGTCGGCGCCTTCCTGCGCCAGACCTGGGTCTGGACCCTGCTGCTGGCGCTCTTTGTCGCGCTGCTGGTGTGGTTCGTCGGGCCGTTGCTGGCGGTCAATGACTACAAGTTCTGGGAAGGTTCGACCGCCCGCCTGCTGTGCATCAGTGTGCTGTTCCTGATCTGGGGCCTGGCCATGGTATTCGTCAGCTGGCGCGCCGGTGTGCGCAAAAAGGCCATCGAAGAAACCGAAGACGGCCAGGACCGTATCCGTCGTGAAGGGCTGATCGACGAAGAGCAGAAAGAGTTGAAGGTGCGTTTCAAGGACGCCCTGAAAACCCTGAAGACCTCGAGCCTGTATCGCGGTCGCAGCGAACGCTGGCGCAGTGATTTGCCGTGGTACTTGTTAATCGGCCCGCAGGGCAGCGGCAAAACCAGCCTGTTGGACTTCTCGGGTCTGGAGTTCCCGATCAACAAGATCGACCGCAAACTCACCCGTGACACCCTCGGCACTCGGCATTGCGACTGGTACTTCGCCGACCACGGCGTGCTGATCGACACCGCTGGACATTACCTGACCCAGCCGAATACCGAAGTCGATGGCAGCGCCTGGAGCACCTTGCTCGACCTGCTGCGCAAGCATCGCCGCAACCGTCCGTTGAACGGCGTGCTGGTGACCATTGCGGTGGAAACCCTCACCGGTGGCAGCGAGCAAGACATTGAGATTCTTGCCCGCCAGGTGCGTGCACGTCTGCAAGACGTGCATCAGAAACTCCACGTCGATGTGCCGATTTATCTGGTGTTGAGCAAGGCCGATCGCTTGCTCGGTTTCGACGAATTCTTCGATCAACTGACCCGCGAAGAAAGCGATCAGGTACTCGGCACCAGCTTCCGCAAAGAGCAGAGCGGTACTGACGTGGCCGTGCTGCGCGCCGAGTTCGAAGAGCTGCTGCGTCGCCTCAACAGCCAGGTGATCATGCGCATGCATCAGGAGCGCGACACCCAGCGACGTGGCCGCATCCTCGACTTCCCGCATCAATTAGGGCAGATCGGCGAGCGCCTGTGCCTGTTCGTCGACATGGCGTTCACCGGCAACCGCTACCAGCGTGTCAGCCAGTTGCGTGGTTTCTACCTGACCAGCGCACCGCATCTGATTCAAGAAATGGACCAGACCACAGCCGGCATCGGCGCGAACCTGGGCATGAACGCTGGCGTGCTGCCGACCCTGCGCAGCGGCCGTTCGCGCTTCATTCACCATGTGCTCAGCCGAGTGATTTTCCCCGAAGCCGATCTGGCCGGTCTGGACAAGCGCGAACGCAGTCGCATCCATTGGGGCCAACGTGCGTTGTACGTAGGTGCACTGGCGGCATTGGCGCTGTTCGGCATACTGTGGGCTGGCGGTTTCTCGGCCAACTATGAACGTCTGGAAAACCTGCGTTCCCTGACACAAAACTGGAATCAGCAACGCTCGGCCCTGACTGCGCGGGATGACTCCATGGCGGTGCTCAAAACCCTCGACATCCGCTATATGGCGACCCAGGTCTTCCCGAACAAAGGTGACGTGTCGTACCACGAGCGCGGCGGCCTGTACCAAGGTGAAGACGTCAATCCGGTGGTCAAGAGCGCCTATGAGCGTGAGCTCGAAGCGCAACTGCTGCCACGGGTAGCAACGCTGCTGGAAGGGCAAATCCGCGCCAACATGAGGGACCGCGAACGCTTGCTCAACAGCTTGCGTGCGTACCTGATGGTGAACATGAAAGATCGCCGCGATGCCGCTTGGCTCAAGGATTGGGTCGCCACTGATTGGTCCCTGCGCTACGCCGGCAATACGGCAGTGCAGAATGGCTTGAACATCCATTTCGAGCGTTTGCTCAAGCAGCCATTTATCTACCCGCTGAACGATCAACTGGTGGCTCAAGCGCGTCAGGTGTTGCGCAGCGAGTCGCTGGCCAACGTGGTTTACCGGATGCTGCGCGAGCAGGCTCGTCATCTGCCGGAGTACCGTTTAAGTCAACACCTGGGTTCACAGGGTGCACTGTTTGTCGGCACCGATTACGTGATTCCGGGGTTCTACACCCGACAGGGTTATCAGCAGTATTTCTCGGTCCAGGGCAATGCGCTGGTTACCGACATCCTGCGTGATAACTGGGTACTGGGCGAAGGTTCGGGCATCAGCGGCATGGACTTGCGTCGCCTGATGGTCGAACTGGAGCAGCTGTACTTTCGCGACTACGCCAACTTCTGGAGCGAAGCGGTCGGCCAGGTGGCATTGCCGCCGATCATCGATGCCGGTGAAGGCGCCGAGCAATTGGCTGGCCTGACTTCCGCCAACTCCCCCGTGCTGCAACTGCTGGTAGAAGTGCGCAAGAACACCCGTTTCCAGGTGATTGCAGACCGCGCTGATGAAACCGCCGCTGCGGCAGAGAAACTGGGCGAGAAGGGTGGCAAGCTCGGCAAACTCGCGGCGGCTGCCGCTGACAAAGCGTCGGATATGGCCAAGAACCTCCCGGACACCGCGAAAAAATCCCTGCAACGTCGCTTCGAACCGCTGCACCGTTTGCTGGATGACAACAACGGCCCGGCGGCTGATTTGACCCCGGCGCTGACAGCGCTCAACGACCTGCAACTGCAACTGTCGAGCCTGGCCCGTGCCAGCGCGCCGGAGCAGGCTGCGTTCGAAATGGCCAAGACTCGCATGAGCGGCCAGCGTGATGCGTTGAGCAACTTGCGCAACGCGTCGAACCGTCTGCCGCGTCCGGTGAGCGTGTGGTTCAACGTATTGGCTGAAGACACCTGGCGTCTGGTGCTCAACGATTCCTACCAGTACCTGAACCAGCGTTATCAGAGCGAGCTGTACAGCTTCTACGGCAAGGCGATCAACAAGCGTTACCCGTTCAGCGCCCACAGCAACAGTGACGTCGCGATCAGCGATTTCCGTGAGTTCTTCAAGGCCCAGGGCATCGCCGACCGCTTCTTCGAGAATTACTTGCGTCCGTTCGTCAGTGGCGATCCCGGCCACTACCGCCTGCGCAGCGTTGACGGTCACAGCATGCCGATCTCCAAGGTCTACCTCGACCAGATGGCCGCGGCAAAAGTGATCCGCCAGAGCTTCTTCTCGATCAACCCGGCCGAGCCGCAAGTGCAGTTCAAACTGGAGCCGTACACCCTCGACCCGGCCGTCAGCCGTTCCGAGTTCAAGTTTGGCGATAAGACCATCGAATACCGCCACGGCCCGATCGTGCCGGTGTCGTTCAAATGGCCGACCGACGCTGAAGACGGTCGCACCAGCCTGGTCCTCGACAAAATGGCTGGCCGCCCGATCGGCATCGAGAAGAACACCGGCCCATGGTCGCTGTTCCGTCTGTTCGACCTGATGCAGACCGAGTACCTGACCGGTCGCGACGTGCTGGTGCTGAAGGCTGACGTGGGTGGCCTGCGCGCCAACTACTTGCTGTCGAGCCAGCGCATGCCGAATCCGTTCGACATGGGCGTACTGCGTACTTTCCGTATGCCGGCGCAGCTCTGA
- the icmH gene encoding type IVB secretion system protein IcmH/DotU — protein MIKDMEHNLDDKTVLLDRQGHGPASSPLTDFAAPPRFEQLEERMIYAARLRPAEAFNISLNSLVAAASDLLSEVVRLKHSDTREDLYALNERLTAGLKLFEVRALHNGAENSQMMTARYLLCTVVDEAVVTTRWGNESEWSQMSLLSSFHNETFGGEKFFQLLDRLSKNPVKHLPMLELMYLCLSLGFEGKYRVQARGMLELEGIRDALYRQIRQLRGDVPRELSPHWEGLNDQRRSLVRIVPAWMVVLFTLVCLVVMYSGFAWVLGEQRETVLQPYPPLDPAAVQPQSQP, from the coding sequence ATGATCAAGGACATGGAGCACAACCTGGACGACAAAACTGTCCTGCTCGACCGTCAGGGCCACGGCCCGGCGTCGAGTCCACTGACTGACTTCGCTGCACCGCCGCGTTTCGAACAGCTGGAAGAACGGATGATCTACGCCGCGCGTTTGCGCCCGGCCGAAGCGTTCAATATCAGCCTCAACTCGCTGGTGGCGGCGGCGTCCGACTTGCTGTCGGAAGTGGTGCGGCTCAAGCACAGCGATACCCGCGAAGACCTGTACGCGCTGAACGAGCGACTAACCGCCGGGCTCAAGCTGTTTGAGGTGCGTGCGCTGCACAACGGCGCTGAAAACAGCCAGATGATGACCGCCCGTTACTTGCTCTGCACCGTGGTCGACGAAGCCGTTGTCACCACGCGGTGGGGCAATGAAAGCGAGTGGTCGCAGATGAGTCTGCTCAGCAGCTTCCACAACGAAACCTTCGGTGGCGAGAAGTTCTTCCAGCTACTGGATCGCCTGTCGAAAAACCCGGTCAAGCACCTGCCGATGCTGGAGCTGATGTACCTGTGCCTGTCCCTCGGTTTTGAAGGCAAATACCGGGTGCAAGCGCGCGGCATGCTCGAACTCGAAGGCATCCGAGACGCCTTGTACCGGCAGATTCGTCAACTGCGCGGCGACGTGCCTCGTGAGCTATCGCCGCATTGGGAAGGCTTGAACGATCAGCGCCGCAGTCTGGTGCGCATCGTGCCGGCGTGGATGGTGGTGCTGTTCACCTTGGTCTGCCTGGTGGTGATGTATTCGGGCTTCGCCTGGGTACTGGGTGAGCAACGCGAAACCGTTCTGCAACCTTATCCGCCGCTAGATCCGGCCGCGGTCCAGCCGCAGTCGCAGCCGTAA
- the tssK gene encoding type VI secretion system baseplate subunit TssK, translated as MNTHKVIWQEGMLLRPQHFQHNDRYYDHQMKIRTQLLGSYTWGFLSLEIDLQFLNMGKLVINQASGILPDGSLFELGGNAEPLALDVPPNTSNTPIYLALPLVTGNHIESRRPEQSDVLARYTAYEAEVADSNAGDDFASQVSCARPDFKLLLGEQLSDQAYVKLKICEVLDTTPDGVISLAPGFVPTYIQAHSSSYLLSCLKEVISMLGHRGDTIADRIRSNGKVGGAEVGDFMMLQLINRTEMLLRHYLDLEQVHPEALYRTLLTLLGDLATFSSDSKRPRLDSHYQHSDQGTSFRKLMEAIRQVLSMVLEQHAIELVLQARQYGIIVSPLHDHKLLGSASFVLAASANCDSEELRHRLPAHLKVGPVERIRQLVNLHLPGIKVKPLPVAPRQIAFHSNKTYFILELSSEDLAQLERSGGFAFHVSGEFAELELKFWAIRN; from the coding sequence ATGAATACCCATAAAGTCATTTGGCAGGAAGGCATGCTGCTGCGACCGCAGCACTTCCAGCACAACGATCGTTACTACGACCACCAGATGAAGATCCGCACCCAGTTGCTGGGCAGCTACACCTGGGGCTTCCTTAGCCTGGAAATCGACTTGCAGTTCCTCAACATGGGCAAACTGGTGATCAACCAGGCCTCGGGAATTTTGCCGGACGGCAGCCTGTTCGAACTCGGCGGTAACGCCGAACCGTTGGCGCTGGATGTGCCGCCGAACACGAGCAACACGCCAATCTACCTGGCGCTGCCACTGGTGACCGGTAACCACATCGAGTCTCGCCGCCCGGAGCAATCCGACGTGCTGGCGCGCTATACCGCGTACGAAGCAGAAGTGGCCGACTCCAACGCCGGCGACGATTTCGCCAGCCAGGTCAGCTGCGCCCGTCCGGACTTCAAGCTGTTGCTCGGCGAGCAGCTGAGCGATCAGGCCTACGTGAAGCTGAAGATCTGCGAAGTGCTCGACACCACGCCCGACGGCGTGATCAGCCTCGCCCCGGGCTTCGTGCCGACCTACATTCAGGCGCATTCGTCCAGTTACTTGCTGTCGTGTCTGAAAGAAGTGATCAGCATGCTCGGCCACCGGGGCGACACCATCGCCGACCGGATTCGTTCCAACGGCAAGGTCGGTGGCGCCGAAGTCGGCGACTTCATGATGCTGCAACTGATCAACCGCACCGAAATGCTGTTGCGCCACTATCTTGACCTGGAACAGGTTCACCCGGAAGCGTTGTACCGCACACTGCTGACCCTGCTCGGCGATCTGGCGACGTTTTCCAGCGACAGCAAACGCCCGCGTCTGGACAGCCATTACCAGCACAGCGACCAGGGCACGAGCTTCCGCAAACTGATGGAAGCGATTCGTCAGGTGCTGTCGATGGTGCTCGAACAGCACGCCATCGAACTGGTGCTGCAAGCGCGTCAGTACGGGATCATCGTGTCGCCGTTGCACGACCACAAACTGCTGGGCTCGGCCTCGTTCGTGCTCGCGGCCAGTGCCAACTGCGACTCCGAAGAACTGCGCCATCGCTTGCCGGCGCACCTCAAGGTCGGCCCGGTGGAGCGCATCCGCCAACTGGTCAATCTGCACCTGCCGGGCATCAAGGTCAAACCGTTGCCGGTGGCCCCGAGGCAGATCGCGTTCCACTCCAACAAAACCTATTTCATCCTCGAGCTCAGTTCCGAAGACCTGGCGCAACTCGAGCGCTCTGGCGGCTTTGCGTTCCACGTGTCCGGCGAATTCGCCGAGCTTGAATTGAAATTCTGGGCCATCAGGAACTGA
- the tssJ gene encoding type VI secretion system lipoprotein TssJ, whose protein sequence is MSRCSTAFFKTLTALTALVLLAGCSSLSPYSTVTKLNLKLTASDQLNPDLNGRPSPIVVRLFELKHPVAFENADFFSLYERAKESLAPDLVASEELELRPGETVELKLSVEEGSRYVGVLAAYRDLPETKWRYTVQITPVEVAAADLTLDQAGIRNTHDTLAKADD, encoded by the coding sequence ATGTCTCGCTGCTCGACCGCTTTTTTCAAGACGCTGACTGCGCTCACTGCCCTCGTGCTGTTGGCCGGTTGCTCATCGCTGTCGCCGTATTCCACCGTGACCAAGCTCAACCTGAAGCTGACCGCCAGCGATCAGCTGAACCCGGACCTCAACGGTCGTCCGTCGCCGATTGTCGTGCGCCTGTTCGAACTCAAGCACCCGGTGGCTTTCGAGAATGCCGATTTCTTCAGCCTCTACGAACGCGCCAAGGAGTCCCTGGCCCCGGACCTGGTGGCCAGCGAAGAACTCGAGCTGCGCCCGGGTGAAACCGTTGAGCTCAAACTCAGCGTGGAAGAGGGCAGCCGTTACGTCGGCGTGCTGGCGGCCTACCGCGACCTGCCGGAAACCAAATGGCGCTACACGGTGCAAATCACGCCGGTGGAAGTCGCCGCCGCTGACCTGACCCTCGATCAGGCCGGCATCCGCAACACCCACGATACGCTCGCCAAGGCGGATGACTGA
- the tagH gene encoding type VI secretion system-associated FHA domain protein TagH: protein MELVFEMLNTKQFVPTDLCQKTFKEAGGVIGRGEDCDWIIPDRKRHLSNHHAAISYREGTFFLTDTSSNGIQDSESGARLRKGEPMRIEHGSVYVLGDFEIRAQLVRAPATFDGEVGRPQAAGSTIPDDAFLDLDPLNALDQQERVYSEIDELISPSTTIEDPRQRADYARIDMESLMVPELIDAPAELAPTPQAVERQSEGFWEHFGAGLGVDLKGLDHDAREALALNAARLLKQSVGGLQQSLRTRSELKNELRLAQTTAQGTHKNPLKFAVDAGEALGILLQGNKPGQLPAEQALSRAFRDLQAHQVALLTASRAAVRGTLEHFSPQQLTLRFERDNKPLLVTSGSRWRAYGRYHQALRQDDDWSERLLARDFAQAYEEQIRLISTLHTDHQG from the coding sequence ATGGAACTGGTTTTCGAAATGCTGAACACCAAGCAGTTCGTGCCCACGGATTTGTGCCAGAAGACCTTCAAAGAGGCCGGTGGCGTAATTGGCCGGGGCGAGGATTGTGACTGGATCATCCCCGACCGCAAGCGTCACCTGTCCAACCACCACGCGGCGATCAGCTACCGCGAAGGTACGTTTTTCCTGACCGATACCAGTAGCAACGGTATTCAGGACAGTGAAAGCGGCGCGCGCTTGCGCAAGGGCGAGCCGATGCGCATCGAGCACGGCAGCGTGTATGTGCTGGGTGACTTCGAGATCCGTGCGCAACTGGTGCGCGCCCCGGCGACCTTCGACGGCGAAGTCGGTCGTCCGCAAGCGGCGGGCAGCACTATTCCGGACGATGCGTTCCTCGACCTCGACCCGCTGAATGCCCTCGACCAGCAAGAGCGTGTGTACTCGGAAATCGACGAACTGATTTCCCCGAGCACCACTATCGAAGACCCCCGTCAGCGTGCCGACTACGCGCGCATCGACATGGAAAGCCTGATGGTCCCGGAGTTGATCGACGCTCCGGCAGAGCTAGCACCGACGCCGCAAGCGGTCGAACGTCAGAGCGAAGGTTTCTGGGAGCACTTCGGTGCAGGGCTGGGCGTGGACCTCAAAGGCCTGGACCACGACGCCCGCGAAGCCTTGGCGCTGAACGCTGCGCGCCTGCTCAAACAAAGCGTCGGTGGTTTGCAACAGAGCCTGCGTACCCGCAGTGAACTGAAAAATGAACTGCGCCTGGCCCAGACCACCGCGCAAGGCACCCACAAGAACCCGCTGAAGTTCGCTGTCGATGCCGGCGAAGCGCTGGGCATTCTGTTGCAGGGCAACAAGCCGGGTCAGTTGCCGGCCGAGCAAGCTCTCTCCCGTGCGTTCCGCGATTTGCAGGCGCATCAGGTGGCGTTACTGACCGCCAGTCGCGCCGCTGTTCGCGGCACCCTGGAGCACTTCTCGCCGCAACAGTTGACCCTGCGTTTCGAGCGCGACAACAAGCCGTTGCTCGTCACCTCTGGCAGTCGCTGGAGAGCTTACGGGCGTTATCACCAGGCCCTGCGTCAGGACGATGACTGGAGCGAACGCCTGCTGGCCCGCGACTTTGCCCAGGCCTACGAAGAACAGATCCGCCTGATTTCCACCCTTCACACCGACCACCAAGGATGA